Proteins co-encoded in one Ruegeria pomeroyi DSS-3 genomic window:
- a CDS encoding LytTR family DNA-binding domain-containing protein: MFLSLLASISDPFGGYGMTFLRRFLFWVLVLGVAGGIAFLSHRMVERHLSGAPLLGKDLLIVLLVTLSFTPSLWVLIFLFAAPSTGTAPDMWSMARYGTIFASGLIVLRRGVFGQSVPEEESLQPRIYKRLPEGFSEQILRLTVRDHSVDVVTDKGVHTIRSRFGDAIDEMVPISGHCTHRSHWVTDTAIESVERSGGKIHLRLSNGDLIPVSRKYRPALEEAGIV, encoded by the coding sequence TTGTTTCTGTCGCTTCTGGCCAGTATCTCGGATCCGTTCGGCGGTTATGGCATGACCTTCTTGCGGCGCTTCCTGTTCTGGGTGCTGGTTCTGGGGGTTGCGGGGGGCATTGCCTTCTTGAGCCATCGGATGGTTGAGCGGCATCTGTCCGGGGCGCCGCTGTTGGGGAAGGATCTGTTGATCGTTCTGCTGGTGACGCTTTCTTTTACACCTTCGCTGTGGGTGCTGATCTTCCTGTTTGCCGCCCCTTCGACCGGCACTGCCCCCGATATGTGGAGCATGGCGCGATACGGGACCATCTTTGCCTCGGGGCTGATCGTCTTGCGGCGGGGGGTCTTCGGACAGTCAGTGCCGGAAGAGGAGTCGCTGCAACCGAGGATCTACAAACGTCTGCCCGAAGGATTTTCCGAGCAGATCCTGCGTCTTACCGTGCGCGATCACAGTGTCGATGTGGTGACCGACAAGGGGGTTCACACGATCCGGTCGCGCTTCGGGGATGCCATTGACGAAATGGTGCCGATCAGCGGCCATTGCACCCACCGCTCCCATTGGGTGACCGATACGGCGATAGAGAGCGTCGAGCGCAGCGGGGGCAAGATTCACCTGCGCCTGTCCAATGGCGATCTGATCCCGGTCAGCCGCAAGTACCGCCCGGCACTGGAAGAGGCGGGAATCGTCTAG
- the folD gene encoding bifunctional methylenetetrahydrofolate dehydrogenase/methenyltetrahydrofolate cyclohydrolase FolD, translated as MAATVIDGKAFAARIRGQVAEHVAELKAGHGITPGLAVVLVGEDPASQVYVRSKGKQTVEVGMNSYEHKLDADTSEADLLALIDRLNGDPDVHGILVQLPLPGHLDEDLVINAIDPAKDVDGFHISNVGLLGTGQKSMVPCTPLGCLMMLRDHHGSLSGMDAVVIGRSNIVGKPMAQLLLGDSCTVTIAHSRTKDLADVVRRADIVVAAVGRPEMVPGDWIKPGATVIDVGINRIERDGKTRLVGDVHYDSCAQVAGAITPVPGGVGPMTIACLLANTLTACTRANKLTEPDGLTP; from the coding sequence ATGGCAGCAACTGTGATTGACGGCAAGGCCTTTGCGGCCCGGATACGGGGCCAGGTGGCGGAACATGTGGCAGAGCTGAAGGCCGGGCATGGGATCACCCCCGGCCTGGCGGTGGTGCTGGTGGGCGAGGACCCGGCCAGCCAGGTCTATGTGCGCTCCAAGGGCAAGCAGACCGTCGAGGTCGGCATGAACTCGTATGAGCACAAGCTGGACGCCGACACCTCCGAGGCGGATCTGCTGGCGCTGATCGACCGGCTGAATGGTGACCCGGACGTGCATGGCATCCTGGTGCAGCTGCCGCTGCCCGGCCATCTGGACGAGGACCTGGTGATCAACGCCATCGATCCGGCCAAGGATGTGGACGGGTTCCATATCTCGAACGTGGGTCTTCTGGGTACCGGGCAAAAGAGCATGGTGCCCTGCACGCCGCTGGGCTGCCTGATGATGCTGCGCGACCATCACGGCTCGCTTTCGGGGATGGACGCGGTGGTGATCGGGCGCTCCAACATCGTGGGCAAGCCGATGGCGCAGCTCTTGCTGGGCGACAGCTGCACGGTGACCATCGCCCATAGCCGCACAAAGGACCTGGCCGATGTGGTGCGCCGCGCCGATATCGTGGTGGCCGCGGTGGGCCGGCCCGAAATGGTGCCCGGCGACTGGATCAAGCCCGGCGCCACCGTGATCGACGTGGGCATCAACCGGATCGAGCGCGACGGCAAGACCAGGCTGGTGGGCGATGTCCATTACGACAGCTGCGCCCAGGTGGCGGGCGCCATCACCCCGGTCCCCGGCGGCGTCGGCCCCATGACCATCGCCTGCCTGCTCGCCAACACCCTCACCGCCTGCACCCGCGCAAACAAACTCACAGAACCAGACGGACTAACCCCGTGA
- a CDS encoding chorismate mutase — protein MSTSIPPQDCTDMTSLRAQIDRLDRELISLLAARAGYIDRAVELKQGNGWPARIPERVEEVVMNARAAAEGQGLDPGLIEDLWRQLVDWSIAREARVIREV, from the coding sequence ATGAGCACATCCATCCCGCCGCAGGATTGCACGGATATGACCAGCCTGCGGGCGCAGATCGACCGGCTGGACCGCGAGCTGATCAGCCTGCTGGCCGCGCGGGCGGGCTATATCGACCGGGCGGTGGAGCTGAAGCAGGGCAATGGCTGGCCGGCGCGGATCCCCGAACGGGTCGAGGAAGTGGTCATGAACGCCCGCGCCGCCGCCGAAGGCCAGGGGCTGGACCCCGGCCTGATCGAGGATCTGTGGCGGCAGCTGGTGGACTGGTCGATCGCCCGCGAGGCGCGGGTGATCCGGGAAGTATGA